A portion of the Streptomyces sp. YPW6 genome contains these proteins:
- the lepB gene encoding signal peptidase I, with protein MGRAGARSSRSRKKRPFWVELPLLLVMALVLALLIKTFLLQAFSIPSDSMQNTLQRGDRVLVDKLTPWFGSEPERGEVIVFHDPADWLADTPVDEPNTLQKVLTFVGVMPSAEEKDLIKRVIGVGGDTVECVGDGPVKVNGTALDEPYVFPGNTPCSNDADGGQFKVTVPDGKVWVMGDHRQESADSRYHRDDPNDGMVPVDEVVGRAVVVAWPIGRWATLPVPETFKNVPDKP; from the coding sequence ATGGGGCGTGCGGGAGCGCGGAGTTCGAGGTCGCGGAAGAAGCGGCCGTTCTGGGTGGAGCTGCCGCTCCTTCTCGTCATGGCCCTGGTACTGGCCCTGCTCATCAAGACGTTCCTGCTGCAGGCCTTCTCGATCCCCTCGGACTCGATGCAGAACACCCTCCAGCGGGGCGACCGGGTTCTGGTCGACAAACTGACCCCCTGGTTCGGCTCGGAGCCGGAACGCGGCGAGGTGATCGTCTTCCACGACCCGGCCGACTGGCTCGCGGACACGCCCGTGGACGAGCCCAACACCCTGCAGAAGGTGCTGACCTTCGTCGGTGTGATGCCCTCCGCCGAGGAGAAGGACCTCATCAAGCGGGTCATCGGCGTCGGCGGCGACACCGTGGAGTGCGTGGGCGACGGACCGGTGAAGGTGAACGGCACCGCCCTGGACGAGCCGTACGTCTTCCCCGGCAACACCCCCTGCAGCAACGACGCGGACGGGGGCCAGTTCAAGGTCACCGTGCCCGACGGCAAGGTCTGGGTGATGGGAGACCACCGTCAGGAGTCCGCCGACTCCCGCTACCACAGGGACGACCCGAACGATGGGATGGTGCCGGTCGACGAGGTCGTCGGCCGGGCCGTCGTCGTCGCCTGGCCGATCGGCCGCTGGGCCACCCTGCCGGTGCCCGAGACCTTCAAGAACGTGCCCGACAAGCCCTAG
- a CDS encoding DUF664 domain-containing protein has translation MNTAAMLAEAFDRIGEAVHAAVDGLEPDELNARLDDDANSISWLVWHLTRIQDDHIADASGTAQVWLTEGWADRFRLPLDATDTGYGHSSDEVAAVRVPSAEPLLGYFDAVQERTLDFVAGLEGHALDRIVDAGWSPPVTLGVRLISVIAEDLQHAGQAAFVRGVLGRA, from the coding sequence ATGAACACCGCAGCCATGCTGGCCGAAGCGTTCGACCGGATCGGGGAAGCCGTCCACGCGGCGGTCGACGGGCTGGAGCCCGACGAGCTCAACGCCCGGCTCGACGACGACGCCAACTCCATCTCCTGGCTCGTCTGGCATCTCACCCGCATCCAGGACGACCACATCGCCGACGCTTCCGGCACCGCACAGGTCTGGCTCACCGAAGGCTGGGCCGACCGCTTCCGACTCCCCCTCGACGCCACGGACACCGGCTACGGGCACAGCAGCGACGAGGTCGCCGCCGTGCGCGTGCCCTCCGCCGAGCCCCTCCTCGGCTACTTCGACGCCGTACAGGAGCGGACGCTCGACTTCGTCGCGGGACTGGAAGGCCACGCCCTCGACCGGATCGTCGACGCGGGCTGGTCGCCGCCGGTGACTCTGGGTGTCCGGCTGATCAGCGTCATCGCCGAGGATCTCCAGCACGCCGGCCAGGCCGCGTTCGTCCGCGGAGTGCTGGGGAGGGCCTGA
- a CDS encoding alpha/beta fold hydrolase, with product MPQPTPLPTPSGDRVTRPSAVLPGATHRTVDVPGGRIHCVEQGTGPLVLLVHGFPESWYSWRHQIPALAAAGYRAVAIDVRGYGRSFAPAATDAYRMLAHVADNVGVVHALGEETAAVVGHDWGSPIAANSALLRPDVFTAVGLLSVPYAPRGGPRPTDGFASIGGEEEFYVSYFQTPGRAEAEIEPDVRGWLAGFYAGLTGGILTPADHGALFFVPPGARMADRFPTGRLPGWLGERDLDVYTEEFERTGLTGALNRYRNVDRDWEDLAAWDGTPVTRPSIFIGGSLDASTTWMSDAIDAYPKTLPALSAAHILEGCGHWIQQERPDEVNRLLTEWLHEVRGKR from the coding sequence ATGCCGCAGCCCACCCCCCTGCCCACGCCGTCCGGGGACCGTGTCACCCGCCCCAGCGCCGTGCTTCCCGGCGCGACACACCGGACCGTCGATGTCCCCGGCGGCCGCATCCACTGCGTCGAACAGGGCACGGGGCCCCTCGTACTGCTCGTCCACGGTTTCCCCGAGTCCTGGTACTCCTGGCGTCACCAGATCCCCGCGCTGGCCGCCGCCGGATACCGGGCGGTCGCCATCGACGTACGGGGCTACGGCCGCTCCTTCGCCCCCGCCGCCACCGACGCCTACCGCATGCTCGCCCACGTCGCCGACAACGTCGGCGTCGTCCACGCACTCGGCGAGGAGACCGCGGCCGTCGTCGGACACGACTGGGGTTCCCCCATCGCCGCGAACAGCGCACTGCTGAGGCCGGACGTCTTCACCGCCGTCGGCCTCCTGAGCGTCCCCTACGCGCCTCGTGGAGGCCCCCGCCCCACCGACGGCTTTGCGTCCATCGGCGGAGAGGAGGAGTTCTACGTCAGCTACTTCCAGACGCCCGGCCGCGCCGAGGCGGAGATCGAACCGGACGTACGCGGCTGGCTCGCCGGTTTCTACGCGGGCCTGACCGGCGGCATCCTCACCCCCGCCGATCACGGCGCCCTCTTCTTCGTACCGCCGGGTGCGCGCATGGCCGACCGGTTCCCCACCGGACGGCTTCCCGGCTGGCTCGGCGAGCGCGACCTCGATGTCTACACCGAGGAGTTCGAGCGGACCGGCCTGACCGGCGCGCTCAACCGCTACCGCAACGTCGACCGGGACTGGGAGGACCTCGCCGCCTGGGACGGCACCCCCGTCACCCGGCCCTCGATCTTCATCGGCGGCTCCCTCGACGCCTCCACCACCTGGATGTCCGACGCCATCGACGCCTACCCGAAGACCCTCCCCGCCCTGTCCGCCGCACACATCCTCGAAGGCTGCGGACACTGGATCCAGCAGGAACGCCCCGACGAGGTCAACCGCCTGCTGACCGAGTGGCTGCACGAAGTGCGCGGAAAGCGCTGA
- a CDS encoding DUF4230 domain-containing protein — protein MTSSDVTTEPAPHGDPKRTAPTSRGWLKVLGAAAAVLALLFAGSRLSLLPGLDDFFGEETRDRSGPAVLKSIQDMSSYKAASGNFQVVVDLEKDTKFVPDVLRGTRTLFVGAGTVDASVDLGKVTEGGVVVDEDRTTADIRLPRAVLGDPALDPDRSYAVSKQRGLLDRLGDLFSDNPSSEQAVNKLAVRHIAEAAKESGLTARAEKNTADMLKGLLGSLGFERVTVHYGDDQG, from the coding sequence ATGACGTCCAGCGACGTAACCACAGAGCCCGCGCCGCACGGCGACCCGAAGCGCACCGCGCCCACCTCGCGAGGATGGCTGAAAGTCCTCGGCGCAGCCGCGGCCGTGCTGGCCCTGCTGTTCGCCGGCAGCCGGCTCAGCCTGCTGCCGGGGCTCGACGACTTCTTCGGCGAGGAGACGCGTGACCGGTCGGGTCCGGCCGTGCTCAAGTCCATCCAGGACATGAGCTCCTACAAGGCCGCCTCGGGCAACTTCCAGGTGGTCGTCGACCTGGAGAAGGACACGAAGTTCGTCCCCGATGTCCTGCGCGGCACCCGCACCCTCTTCGTCGGGGCAGGCACGGTCGACGCCTCCGTCGACCTCGGCAAGGTCACCGAAGGCGGTGTCGTGGTCGACGAGGACCGCACCACGGCCGACATCCGGCTGCCCCGGGCTGTACTGGGAGATCCCGCCCTCGATCCGGACCGGTCCTACGCGGTGTCCAAGCAGCGCGGTCTCCTCGACCGGCTGGGCGACCTCTTCTCCGACAACCCCTCCAGTGAGCAAGCGGTCAACAAGCTCGCCGTCCGGCACATCGCGGAAGCGGCGAAGGAGAGCGGACTGACCGCGCGGGCGGAGAAGAACACCGCCGACATGCTGAAGGGGCTGCTCGGCTCCCTCGGCTTCGAGCGCGTCACGGTCCACTACGGCGACGACCAGGGGTGA
- a CDS encoding lytic polysaccharide monooxygenase auxiliary activity family 9 protein, with protein sequence MHAKRKTALALGAALAPILALSLPASSASAHGYISNPPSRQAQCAAGTVSCGAITYEPQSVEGPKGLTSCSGGNSGFAELDDDSKGWTVTPVNRSQQFEWKLTARHATSTWQYFAGGEKIAEFDDGGAQPGATVTHQVDFGDKTGRQKVLAVWNIADTANAFYACIDVNVG encoded by the coding sequence ATGCACGCGAAAAGGAAGACCGCCCTCGCCCTCGGCGCCGCACTCGCCCCGATTCTCGCCCTGAGCCTCCCGGCGAGCTCCGCCAGTGCCCACGGCTACATCTCCAACCCGCCGAGCCGTCAGGCCCAGTGCGCCGCGGGGACGGTCAGCTGCGGGGCGATCACGTACGAACCGCAGAGCGTCGAGGGCCCCAAGGGGCTCACCAGCTGCAGCGGCGGCAACAGCGGCTTCGCCGAGCTGGACGACGACTCCAAGGGCTGGACCGTCACTCCGGTGAACCGTTCCCAGCAGTTCGAGTGGAAGCTCACCGCCCGCCACGCGACCAGCACCTGGCAGTACTTCGCGGGCGGCGAGAAGATCGCCGAATTCGACGACGGCGGTGCGCAGCCCGGCGCGACCGTGACCCACCAGGTCGACTTCGGCGACAAGACCGGCCGGCAGAAGGTCCTGGCCGTCTGGAACATCGCGGACACCGCCAACGCGTTCTACGCCTGCATCGACGTCAACGTCGGATAG
- a CDS encoding PepSY domain-containing protein: MNSASSRSRNLKAVGALSLAAATALLMTGCGQSSDSATGAATSEAAKVVPQQQTTTPSATAQLTQEQQERKEVLDATKVTFDDAATTATGEVAGSKLVDLDLEGVDDDDRSPSPTTTGSPSGSPSPTGSPSPTGTGSPSASPGADGPVWDAHVAEKDGTIHTVRINAVDGKVIEARVDTDQDADDKKQTADRLAQATQTPQQAAKVATEKKKGTVTSVSLEDKDDNDGDGVVWKVDVVGSDWKRTTFDVDAKNDTIVREETDED, translated from the coding sequence ATGAACAGTGCCTCCTCCCGTTCCCGCAATCTCAAGGCGGTCGGCGCCCTGTCCCTGGCCGCGGCCACGGCCCTCCTGATGACCGGATGCGGTCAGAGCTCGGACAGCGCGACCGGCGCGGCCACCTCCGAGGCGGCGAAGGTCGTCCCGCAGCAGCAGACGACGACGCCGTCGGCCACCGCACAGCTGACCCAGGAGCAGCAGGAACGCAAGGAGGTGCTCGACGCCACGAAGGTCACCTTCGACGACGCGGCCACCACCGCCACCGGTGAGGTCGCCGGGAGCAAGCTCGTCGACCTGGACCTGGAGGGTGTGGACGACGACGACCGGAGCCCCAGCCCCACCACGACCGGCAGCCCCTCGGGATCGCCCAGCCCGACCGGCTCCCCGAGTCCGACCGGAACCGGCAGCCCGAGCGCGAGCCCCGGCGCCGACGGCCCGGTCTGGGACGCGCACGTCGCGGAGAAGGACGGCACGATCCACACCGTCCGGATCAACGCGGTCGACGGCAAGGTGATCGAAGCCCGTGTCGACACGGACCAGGACGCGGACGACAAGAAGCAGACGGCCGACCGGCTCGCCCAGGCCACCCAGACACCGCAGCAGGCGGCCAAGGTCGCCACCGAGAAGAAGAAGGGAACGGTCACCTCCGTCAGCCTTGAGGACAAGGACGACAACGACGGGGACGGCGTGGTCTGGAAGGTCGACGTGGTCGGTTCCGACTGGAAGAGGACCACCTTCGACGTGGACGCCAAGAACGACACCATCGTCCGCGAGGAGACGGACGAGGACTGA
- a CDS encoding DUF6296 family protein: MVHTERYELIFQMSGAADDVVAVRLTDRLGAGGFPVYEDETGIVRAEISDRGEVRMLASGGHQVPGTPLLARPLSEDGPGTR, from the coding sequence ATGGTGCACACCGAGCGTTACGAGCTGATCTTCCAGATGTCCGGCGCCGCGGACGACGTGGTAGCCGTCCGGCTGACCGACCGGCTGGGGGCCGGTGGGTTCCCGGTGTACGAGGACGAGACGGGGATCGTCCGTGCCGAGATCAGCGACCGGGGCGAGGTCCGCATGCTCGCCAGCGGCGGTCACCAGGTTCCGGGCACTCCCCTGCTGGCCCGCCCCCTGAGCGAGGACGGGCCCGGCACGCGTTGA
- a CDS encoding winged helix DNA-binding domain-containing protein, translating to MTVLDDRALNRATLARQLLLERGDLPVADAVAHLCGLQAQEPQEPFVGLWSRVAAFDPAVLSDLLIRRSVVRTHLMRRTVHLVTADDVLAWRSRHDAMLRQRVLGVYRDDFTGVDLEELAAEARELMSDGEPRTAAEIVRALAGPRPGPGPRALGEMVVAALVPMAQAPPRGLWRTKGGVRNVALSSWLGRPVDPPVTDGADPVGRALVKRYLAAYGPAATADLRAWSGLAGLPGAVAAVRGELVRFRDERGRELLDLPDAPRPDPDTPAPVRFLPAFDNAILGYQDRGRIIDAAHRGLSVAGERVVLVDGRVAATWTVSEDAVTVGPLRTLSRADRAAVTDEGGKLALFLSDGDSDRVRVTASPR from the coding sequence TGGAGCGGGGCGACCTGCCCGTCGCGGACGCGGTGGCCCACCTCTGCGGTCTCCAGGCGCAGGAACCGCAGGAACCCTTCGTCGGGCTCTGGTCCCGGGTCGCCGCCTTCGATCCGGCCGTTCTCTCCGACCTGCTGATCCGGCGGAGCGTGGTGCGCACCCACCTGATGCGCCGCACGGTCCACCTCGTCACCGCCGACGACGTTCTCGCCTGGCGGTCCCGGCACGACGCGATGCTGCGCCAACGTGTCCTCGGGGTCTACCGCGACGACTTCACCGGGGTCGACCTCGAAGAACTCGCCGCAGAAGCGCGGGAACTGATGTCCGACGGCGAGCCCCGCACCGCAGCCGAGATCGTGCGGGCGCTCGCCGGGCCCCGGCCCGGGCCGGGGCCGCGCGCCCTGGGCGAGATGGTGGTCGCCGCCCTCGTCCCGATGGCGCAGGCGCCGCCGCGAGGGCTGTGGCGCACCAAGGGCGGGGTGCGCAACGTCGCGCTGTCCTCGTGGCTGGGCCGCCCGGTCGATCCGCCCGTCACCGACGGCGCCGACCCGGTCGGCCGGGCACTGGTGAAGCGCTATCTGGCCGCATACGGGCCGGCCGCAACGGCCGACCTGCGCGCCTGGTCCGGCCTGGCGGGTCTCCCCGGCGCGGTGGCCGCCGTACGCGGCGAACTGGTCCGTTTCCGCGACGAGCGGGGGCGGGAACTGCTCGATTTGCCCGACGCGCCCCGCCCCGACCCGGACACCCCCGCCCCGGTGCGGTTCCTGCCGGCCTTCGACAACGCGATCCTCGGCTACCAGGACCGCGGCCGGATCATCGACGCCGCCCACCGCGGCCTCTCGGTGGCCGGTGAGCGGGTGGTACTGGTCGACGGCCGTGTCGCCGCCACCTGGACCGTCTCCGAAGACGCCGTCACGGTGGGCCCGTTGCGCACTCTTTCCCGGGCGGATCGGGCCGCCGTCACCGACGAGGGGGGAAAGCTCGCCCTGTTCCTCTCCGACGGTGACAGCGACCGTGTACGGGTGACGGCCTCACCGCGCTGA
- a CDS encoding TNT domain-containing protein, with amino-acid sequence MNRMRTALAALGITAGLITAPTASAEPGPGRPAPAAERHDQCTGEFRGDARLGPKWLPNKRLAPVGPLLNGYRRTGDLAPKDFLKKYWEGPADTGSWKYPPNDGFAEVNGEIDKEPVKLRAGQRLDRFGSEYGGYLAPAGDAYAERALPPQNLNTRDAGTPCDYRVYKVAKPFWVWQGSIAPWFEQPGGGQQIKLDAVFLDPGEGQRLNVKWLLDNAYLTSTDA; translated from the coding sequence ATGAACCGTATGCGTACCGCACTCGCCGCGCTCGGCATCACCGCCGGACTGATCACCGCCCCGACGGCGAGTGCCGAGCCGGGCCCCGGTCGGCCCGCTCCCGCCGCCGAACGCCACGACCAGTGCACCGGAGAGTTCCGCGGCGACGCCCGCCTCGGCCCCAAGTGGCTGCCGAACAAGCGGCTCGCCCCGGTCGGCCCGCTCCTGAACGGCTACCGGCGTACCGGAGACCTCGCCCCGAAGGACTTCCTGAAGAAGTACTGGGAAGGCCCCGCGGACACCGGCAGCTGGAAGTACCCGCCCAACGACGGTTTCGCCGAGGTGAACGGCGAGATCGACAAGGAGCCGGTCAAGCTGCGCGCCGGCCAGCGCCTGGACCGCTTCGGCTCGGAGTACGGCGGCTACCTGGCCCCGGCGGGGGACGCCTACGCCGAACGCGCCCTGCCCCCGCAGAACCTCAACACCCGCGACGCGGGCACCCCGTGCGACTACCGCGTCTACAAGGTCGCCAAGCCCTTCTGGGTCTGGCAGGGCTCCATCGCCCCGTGGTTCGAGCAGCCCGGCGGCGGACAGCAGATCAAGCTCGACGCCGTGTTCCTCGACCCGGGCGAGGGGCAGCGGCTCAACGTGAAGTGGCTGCTGGACAACGCCTACCTGACGTCCACGGACGCGTAA